A stretch of Triticum aestivum cultivar Chinese Spring chromosome 1D, IWGSC CS RefSeq v2.1, whole genome shotgun sequence DNA encodes these proteins:
- the LOC123162183 gene encoding enoyl-CoA delta isomerase 3 encodes MSFCRLEPRDNGVFVLTLASADEHNYLTDEAITELAEELEKVRNSPEVKGLVTTCEVGTFCAGLDYDHHAESEEQAENLAKRVAKVIRLLLELPVPTVAAVRGDARSVGLALVLAHDHLFVWDQAVLGLPEAQRGRPLPDYVPTLLRDKLSHARLRKLLMLNSQTCTGKELTGTWLSTDGADGNRQVVLDKAIDLLHDLQVGDGANFAKARQMLCAETCAAVGITHAELGSHKAADPSWTLFRTKMDDLVLKEEEEEEEEEEEQEQRSYSTRSCSMGS; translated from the exons ATGAGCTTTTGCCGCCTAGAACCCCGGGACAATGGCGTCTTCGTCCTCACATTGGCCAGCGCCGATGAGCACAACTACCTGACCGACGAAGCCATCACGGAGCTTGCCGAGGAGCTCGAGAAAGTCCGGAACAGCCCGGAGGTGAAAGGATTGGTAACGACCTGCGAAGTCGGCACATTCTGCGCCGGCCTGGACTACGACCACCACGCGGAGTCGGAGGAGCAGGCGGAGAACCTGGCGAAACGCGTCGCCAAGGTGATCCGGCTGCTGCTGGAGCTCCCAGTGCCAACCGTGGCGGCCGTGCGCGGTGACGCGAGGTCGGTGGGCCTCGCGCTGGTGCTCGCGCACGACCACCTCTTCGTATGGGACCAGGCCGTGTTAGGCCTCCCAGAGGCGCAGCGTGGGCGACCGCTGCCGGACTATGTGCCGACGCTCCTGCGTGACAAGCTGTCGCACGCGCGGCTGCGGAAGCTGCTCATGCTCAACTCGCAGACGTGCACCGGCAAGGAGCTCACCGGCACGTGGTTGTCCACGGACGGCGCAGACGGCAACAGGCAGGTGGTTCTGGACAAAGCCATCGACCTGCTACACGATCTCCAGGTCGGTGATGGGGCTAATTTCGCCAAGGCGAGGCAGATGCTGTGCGCGGAGACCTGCGCCGCAGTGGGAATCACTCATGCAGAGCTAGGGAG CCATAAAGCAGCGGATCCATCTTGGACATTGTTTAGAACAAAAATGGATGACCTAgttctcaaagaagaagaagaagaagaagaagaagaagaagaacaagaacaacG GTCATACTCTACGCGTAGCTGTTCTATGGGATCTTGA